The proteins below come from a single Eubacterium limosum genomic window:
- a CDS encoding undecaprenyl-diphosphate phosphatase, which translates to MFLEFLKAAFFGVVQGITEWLPVSSTGHMILFEQFINMNVSKDFWDMFVVVIQFGSILAVVLLYFHKLNPFSPSKSPVQKKRTWSLWGKVLVGIIPLGLIGLPFDDLVTGKLYGYVTVAIALIVYGIAFIVVENRNRAKTPTIRSFEQLSYKTALFIGLFQVLSIVPGTSRSGSTILGASLLGCSRHIAAEFSFFMAVPVMLGASLIKIVKFFVKTGVGFTGMEIGILLIGMAVAFVVSVFAIKFLMGYIRRHDFKAFGYYRIVLGIIVIIYAVMFA; encoded by the coding sequence ATGTTTTTAGAATTTTTGAAAGCCGCCTTTTTCGGCGTTGTCCAGGGGATCACGGAGTGGCTGCCGGTCAGCAGTACGGGCCACATGATCCTGTTTGAGCAGTTTATTAACATGAATGTCTCTAAGGATTTCTGGGATATGTTCGTAGTGGTCATCCAGTTTGGTTCTATCCTGGCGGTCGTCCTGCTGTACTTTCACAAGCTCAACCCCTTTTCTCCCAGTAAATCACCCGTACAGAAAAAGCGGACCTGGTCCCTCTGGGGAAAGGTGCTGGTGGGCATTATCCCCCTTGGCCTCATTGGCCTGCCCTTCGACGACCTGGTCACTGGAAAGCTCTACGGCTATGTCACGGTGGCCATCGCGCTGATTGTCTACGGGATCGCCTTTATTGTTGTTGAGAACCGGAACCGCGCTAAGACGCCTACCATCCGGAGCTTTGAGCAGCTTAGCTATAAAACGGCTCTGTTCATCGGCCTTTTTCAGGTGCTGTCCATTGTGCCGGGAACCTCCCGCTCTGGCTCCACCATCCTCGGGGCTTCCCTGCTGGGCTGTTCCCGCCATATCGCGGCTGAGTTTTCTTTCTTTATGGCTGTTCCGGTCATGCTGGGCGCCAGCCTCATAAAAATCGTGAAGTTCTTTGTCAAAACCGGCGTTGGCTTTACAGGCATGGAAATCGGCATCCTGCTCATCGGCATGGCTGTGGCCTTTGTGGTCTCTGTCTTTGCCATCAAGTTCCTCATGGGCTATATCCGCAGGCACGATTTCAAGGCTTTCGGCTACTACCGCATTGTGCTGGGCATCATTGTCATTATCTACGCGGTGATGTTTGCATAA
- a CDS encoding AI-2E family transporter, protein MVFKKKNLKDYILLITYAVCLLMALVNIKYIWNGLGILVDIAMPLLIGIAIAFVLNIPMSFFERYVFKFMDRIRGRRLREKGKRAAAIVLTFIFIGLLITGVVTFVIPQLQKSVEMLITKFPGYVASFNLWVNQVLEWLHLPEDAWNQLSSQWQDLFPKISSGLIGAMPEIVNTTVSITQGVFNFLMGFIISVYMLADKERLLALKDKLMYAYIPDKARAFINEVGHTANQTFHGFIAGQITEAFILGTLCAAGLAILRVPYALLIGVLVGVTSIIPIFGAFLGAVPSGLILLVVKPVYCLIFIIYIICLQQVESNVIYPKVVGTSVGISGLWVLIGMLLGGSFFGFTGMILGIPGFAVLYSVVRTLTNDRIARKQAAEQSETITVKDLEDS, encoded by the coding sequence ATGGTGTTTAAGAAGAAAAATTTGAAGGACTATATCCTTTTGATCACGTATGCTGTCTGCCTGCTCATGGCACTTGTCAATATCAAGTATATCTGGAACGGCCTGGGGATTCTGGTGGATATTGCCATGCCGCTCCTTATCGGGATCGCCATTGCCTTTGTGCTCAATATCCCCATGAGCTTCTTTGAGCGTTATGTCTTTAAGTTCATGGACCGGATACGGGGCAGGAGACTCCGGGAAAAGGGGAAGCGGGCCGCGGCCATTGTGCTGACCTTTATCTTTATCGGGCTTCTGATCACCGGAGTGGTCACCTTTGTGATCCCCCAGCTCCAGAAAAGTGTTGAGATGCTCATTACCAAATTTCCGGGCTATGTGGCCAGCTTTAACCTCTGGGTCAACCAGGTTCTGGAATGGCTGCACCTGCCCGAGGACGCCTGGAACCAGCTCTCGAGCCAGTGGCAGGATCTGTTTCCCAAAATAAGCAGCGGCCTGATTGGTGCCATGCCCGAGATCGTGAACACAACGGTCAGCATTACCCAGGGCGTGTTTAATTTTCTCATGGGCTTTATCATTTCTGTCTACATGTTGGCAGACAAGGAACGCCTGCTGGCGCTCAAGGATAAGCTCATGTACGCCTATATCCCGGATAAGGCCAGGGCGTTCATCAATGAGGTAGGCCATACGGCCAACCAGACCTTCCACGGTTTTATCGCCGGGCAGATCACCGAGGCTTTTATCCTCGGAACCCTGTGCGCCGCTGGGCTGGCGATCCTGCGGGTGCCCTACGCGCTGCTTATCGGCGTGCTGGTGGGGGTGACAAGCATTATCCCCATCTTCGGGGCCTTTCTGGGCGCTGTGCCCAGCGGGCTGATTCTGCTGGTGGTCAAGCCGGTGTACTGCCTGATCTTTATCATTTACATCATTTGCCTGCAGCAGGTGGAGAGCAATGTGATCTACCCCAAAGTGGTGGGGACTTCGGTCGGGATCTCGGGCCTGTGGGTGCTGATCGGCATGCTGCTGGGCGGCAGCTTCTTCGGCTTTACGGGCATGATCCTGGGCATACCGGGCTTCGCAGTGCTGTACTCTGTGGTGCGGACTCTGACCAATGACCGGATTGCCAGAAAGCAGGCGGCTGAACAGAGCGAGACCATCACGGTTAAGGATTTGGAAGATTCATAA
- a CDS encoding sensor domain-containing diguanylate cyclase: MSIDHMARAFVKELQRAYFEMRDTEKILSMATEDVLWSGLYHSNVHESGQLEAVLAADFSRFPCPFTILDASVETRALSDTHCLADCQLRLRADTPGQPTPEVQLSGSLVCSLIDGELRLRQLHIARIDSRAHLPALSQNILTASDPHIQGFIEKTTRELEARSQDLQQLTENIPGGIFRCLYDEKLTILQVNDGFLSMFGYTRAQIRERFDDSFMAIIDPRDRSSTLLEVKRQLRQNNTKQIEYRAARSDGSTIWILDKGQLIKSESGPDSFYCILIDDTAGKEAQEGLRLSLERHEIIMDQTTDIIFEWDIKKDTFIFSHNWQKKFGYEPMTENISTGSIAHSHILSSDLPAFTGILEDIRQGSPYVETEVRIKKADALYIWCRIRMTAQYDENCEPFKAVGVIVDIDSEKRHSQELMQKAERDALTKLYNKGTTESIIENYLSCCPENSLCALLIIDIDDFKIVNDTRGHLFGDAFLMEIAGKIQTLFRSGDVVGRIGGDEFIAFIRDIPDLRVATEKAQQVIENFHTLDMFNEDNTQTSCSIGIACCPDHARDFHKLYKCADYALYQAKRQGKNQYVVFDRELEDKALKNAAIGVYSAVNERIDSDSEVIPQTVNSQLVEYVFRILYKSIDIESAVQPILEIVGRQFDVSRVYIFENSEDDTHCANTFEWCNDGVAPEIQNLSHVSYETDLGGSYLDNFDENGVFYCRDIASLPKAQFEVLAPQGIKSMLQCAIRDNGRFKGYVGFDECRNNRFWTQEQIAALSFISEILSTFLLKKRAQDRVEQSAAAMKTVLDNQNSWIYVIEPGTCRLLYINQKTKDLVPSSEVGMYCYEAFFDRTAPCARCPARSVGTERKNCTMEIYNPLLRVWSSADASLITWKNRPAFLLSCHDITRYKENQK; this comes from the coding sequence ATGAGCATCGATCATATGGCAAGAGCCTTTGTCAAGGAATTACAGCGGGCCTATTTTGAGATGAGAGATACAGAAAAAATTCTCTCAATGGCCACAGAGGATGTGCTTTGGTCTGGCCTGTATCACAGCAACGTCCACGAGAGCGGACAGCTGGAGGCTGTCCTGGCAGCGGATTTCTCCCGCTTTCCCTGTCCCTTTACCATTTTGGACGCATCTGTCGAGACCCGCGCCCTGTCCGATACCCACTGTCTGGCAGACTGCCAGCTGCGTCTGCGCGCAGACACCCCCGGCCAGCCCACGCCCGAGGTTCAGCTCTCAGGCAGCCTGGTCTGCAGCCTGATTGACGGAGAACTGCGGCTCCGTCAGCTGCACATTGCCCGCATCGACAGCCGAGCCCATCTGCCCGCCCTCAGCCAGAACATACTCACGGCCTCCGACCCCCATATCCAGGGGTTCATTGAAAAAACCACCCGTGAGCTGGAGGCCCGGAGCCAGGATTTACAGCAGCTGACTGAAAATATCCCAGGCGGTATCTTCCGCTGCCTTTATGACGAAAAGCTGACCATTCTCCAGGTCAACGACGGCTTTCTGTCCATGTTCGGCTACACCCGCGCCCAGATCCGGGAGCGCTTTGACGACAGCTTCATGGCCATCATCGACCCCCGTGACCGCTCCTCCACACTGCTGGAGGTCAAGCGCCAGCTTCGGCAGAACAACACCAAGCAGATCGAGTACCGCGCAGCCCGCAGCGACGGCAGCACCATCTGGATTCTGGACAAAGGGCAGCTCATTAAAAGTGAGAGCGGCCCGGATTCCTTCTACTGTATTCTCATCGACGACACCGCCGGCAAAGAAGCCCAGGAGGGCCTTCGGCTGAGCCTGGAACGCCACGAGATCATCATGGACCAGACCACAGACATTATCTTTGAGTGGGACATCAAGAAGGACACCTTTATCTTTTCCCACAACTGGCAGAAAAAATTCGGCTATGAACCCATGACTGAAAATATCAGCACAGGCAGCATTGCCCATTCCCATATTCTGTCCTCAGACCTCCCGGCCTTTACCGGGATTCTCGAAGACATCCGGCAGGGCAGCCCCTATGTGGAAACCGAGGTTCGGATCAAGAAAGCCGACGCTCTGTATATCTGGTGCCGCATCCGCATGACCGCCCAGTACGATGAAAACTGCGAGCCCTTCAAGGCGGTGGGTGTGATCGTGGATATTGACAGTGAAAAGCGTCATTCCCAGGAGCTGATGCAGAAGGCCGAGCGTGACGCCCTTACAAAGCTGTACAATAAAGGCACCACTGAGAGTATCATTGAGAACTACCTGTCCTGCTGCCCGGAAAACAGCCTGTGCGCCCTGCTGATCATCGACATCGATGACTTTAAGATCGTCAATGATACCCGGGGGCATTTGTTCGGGGACGCTTTTTTGATGGAGATCGCCGGCAAAATCCAGACCTTGTTCCGGAGCGGCGACGTGGTGGGCCGCATCGGCGGCGACGAGTTCATCGCTTTTATCCGCGATATTCCGGATCTCCGGGTCGCCACAGAAAAGGCACAACAGGTCATCGAGAACTTCCATACCCTCGATATGTTTAATGAAGACAACACCCAAACCTCCTGCAGCATCGGCATCGCCTGCTGCCCCGACCACGCCAGAGATTTCCACAAGCTGTACAAGTGCGCAGACTACGCCCTCTACCAGGCCAAACGCCAGGGCAAAAACCAGTATGTGGTCTTTGACCGGGAGCTGGAGGACAAGGCGCTTAAAAACGCTGCCATCGGCGTCTACAGCGCTGTGAACGAGCGCATTGACTCTGACAGCGAGGTGATCCCGCAGACAGTGAACAGCCAGCTGGTGGAGTATGTCTTCCGGATTTTGTACAAATCCATCGACATCGAAAGCGCTGTGCAGCCAATCCTCGAGATTGTGGGCCGCCAGTTCGATGTCAGCCGCGTCTATATTTTTGAGAACAGCGAGGACGATACCCACTGCGCCAATACCTTTGAGTGGTGCAATGACGGCGTGGCACCGGAAATCCAGAACCTGAGCCATGTGTCCTACGAGACAGACCTGGGCGGAAGCTACCTTGACAATTTTGATGAGAACGGCGTCTTCTACTGCCGGGACATCGCCAGCCTCCCGAAGGCTCAATTCGAGGTGCTGGCGCCCCAGGGCATCAAGTCCATGCTCCAGTGCGCTATCCGGGACAACGGCCGCTTCAAAGGCTATGTGGGCTTTGACGAGTGCCGCAACAACCGCTTCTGGACCCAGGAACAGATTGCCGCCCTGTCCTTTATCTCAGAAATCCTGAGCACCTTCCTGCTGAAAAAGAGGGCCCAGGACCGGGTCGAACAGTCCGCCGCGGCCATGAAAACTGTGCTTGACAACCAGAATTCCTGGATCTACGTCATCGAGCCCGGTACCTGCAGGCTTTTGTACATCAATCAGAAAACAAAGGATCTGGTCCCTTCCTCAGAGGTCGGCATGTACTGCTACGAGGCTTTTTTCGACAGGACCGCTCCCTGCGCGCGCTGTCCTGCCCGCAGTGTCGGAACGGAGCGTAAAAACTGCACCATGGAAATCTACAATCCGCTGCTGCGCGTGTGGTCCTCGGCCGACGCCTCCCTGATCACCTGGAAGAACCGTCCCGCCTTCCTGCTGTCCTGCCATGACATCACCCGCTACAAAGAAAATCAAAAATAA
- a CDS encoding undecaprenyl-diphosphate phosphatase produces the protein MFLELLKAAFFGIVQGITEWLPISSTGHMILFEQFIHMNVSKDFWDMFLVVIQFGSILAVVLLYFHKLNPFSPRKSPVQKRDTWSLWGKVLVAVIPAAVIGLLFDDFITEKLYGYVTVAITLIVYGIAFIVVENMDRTKRPTIRNFEQLDYKTALFIGVFQILALIPGTSRSGSTIIGATLLGCSRYVATEFSFFLAVPVMLGASLLKIVKFFVKTGIGFTGTEIGILLVGMIVAFVVSVFAIKFLMGYIRKHDFKAFGYYRIALGIIVIIYAVMFA, from the coding sequence ATGTTTTTAGAACTGCTAAAAGCGGCCTTTTTCGGGATCGTTCAGGGGATCACGGAGTGGCTGCCCATCAGCAGCACAGGCCATATGATCCTGTTTGAACAGTTCATCCATATGAATGTATCCAAGGATTTCTGGGACATGTTCCTGGTGGTCATCCAGTTTGGCTCCATTCTGGCCGTTGTTCTGCTGTATTTTCATAAACTCAATCCCTTCTCACCCAGGAAATCACCGGTGCAGAAACGGGATACCTGGTCCCTCTGGGGCAAGGTACTGGTCGCGGTTATTCCGGCTGCTGTTATCGGACTTTTATTTGATGATTTTATCACCGAAAAGCTCTACGGCTACGTGACGGTAGCCATCACCCTGATCGTTTACGGGATTGCCTTTATTGTGGTGGAAAACATGGACCGCACCAAGCGTCCGACCATCCGCAATTTTGAGCAGCTGGATTACAAAACCGCCCTGTTCATCGGCGTGTTCCAGATCCTGGCCCTGATCCCGGGGACATCCCGCTCCGGCTCTACCATCATCGGCGCCACCCTGCTGGGCTGCTCCCGCTATGTGGCTACGGAGTTCTCTTTCTTCCTGGCTGTGCCGGTTATGCTGGGCGCCAGCCTCTTAAAGATTGTGAAGTTCTTTGTCAAAACCGGCATTGGCTTTACGGGCACAGAGATCGGTATCCTCTTAGTGGGGATGATCGTAGCCTTTGTGGTCTCTGTCTTTGCCATCAAGTTCCTCATGGGCTATATCCGCAAGCACGATTTCAAGGCTTTCGGCTACTACCGCATTGCGCTGGGCATCATTGTCATTATCTACGCGGTGATGTTTGCATAA
- a CDS encoding 2-isopropylmalate synthase, producing the protein MMNPTKYKRGYFMPPEESTDWVHKEYITEAPIWCSVDLRDGNQALIIPMSLEEKIEYFKTLVAVGFKEIEVGFPAASETEYIFLRTLIEQDLIPDDVTIQVLTQAREHIIRKTFAALEGCKKSVVHLYNSTSVAQREQVFRKSKEEIIKIAVDGAVMLRDLAAETEGNFQFQYSPESFTGTEVDFALDICNAVLDVWQPTADNKVIINLPVTVSMSMPHVYASQIEYMSKHLKFRENVIVSLHPHNDRGCAIADTELGLLAGADRIEGTLFGNGERTGNVDIITLALNMYTHGVDPKLHFDNLPEITEVYERTTRMHVYERQPYSGALVFAAFSGSHQDAIAKGMQWREEKHCDQWTVPYLLIDPTDLGRRYEKDVIRINSQSGKGGIGYVLEQKYGYDLPKGMREDLGYTVKDVSDHKHKELSAEEVRDIFEKTYVNIQYPVTLPEYHFEQVSEHIKATITIERDGQKTMVSAEGNGRFDAVSNALKDYLDTPYTDLIYKEHALEEGSTSQAAAYVGITMPDGRTVWGAGIHNDIIVASVTALVSAINRAL; encoded by the coding sequence ATGATGAACCCAACAAAATACAAACGCGGTTATTTTATGCCCCCTGAGGAATCCACTGACTGGGTGCACAAGGAGTATATTACAGAGGCGCCGATCTGGTGCTCTGTGGATCTGCGCGACGGCAACCAGGCCCTCATTATTCCCATGAGCCTGGAGGAAAAAATCGAATATTTCAAAACCCTGGTCGCTGTGGGCTTTAAGGAAATCGAAGTCGGCTTCCCAGCGGCCTCCGAAACCGAATATATCTTTTTGAGAACCCTGATCGAACAGGACCTGATTCCGGATGACGTCACCATCCAGGTGCTCACCCAGGCCAGAGAGCACATTATCCGCAAGACCTTCGCGGCCCTGGAGGGCTGTAAGAAATCCGTTGTCCATTTGTATAACTCCACCTCTGTTGCCCAGCGCGAGCAGGTCTTCCGCAAATCCAAGGAAGAGATCATCAAGATCGCTGTGGACGGCGCCGTCATGCTGAGAGATCTGGCGGCTGAGACCGAGGGGAACTTCCAGTTCCAGTACTCCCCCGAGAGCTTTACAGGCACCGAGGTCGATTTTGCCCTGGATATCTGCAACGCAGTGCTGGACGTATGGCAGCCCACCGCAGACAATAAGGTCATCATCAACCTGCCGGTCACGGTATCCATGTCCATGCCCCACGTGTACGCCAGCCAGATCGAGTACATGAGCAAACACCTGAAATTCCGGGAAAACGTCATTGTCTCCCTGCACCCGCACAACGACCGCGGCTGTGCCATCGCCGATACCGAGCTGGGCCTCCTGGCCGGCGCGGACCGCATCGAGGGCACCCTCTTCGGCAACGGCGAGCGGACCGGGAACGTGGACATTATCACCCTGGCGCTGAACATGTACACCCACGGTGTCGACCCCAAGCTCCACTTTGACAACCTGCCCGAAATCACCGAGGTCTATGAGCGCACGACCCGGATGCATGTGTACGAACGCCAGCCCTACAGTGGCGCTCTGGTTTTTGCCGCCTTCTCCGGCTCCCATCAGGACGCTATCGCCAAGGGCATGCAGTGGCGCGAGGAAAAACACTGCGACCAGTGGACCGTGCCTTACCTGCTTATCGACCCCACCGATCTTGGCCGCCGCTACGAAAAGGACGTGATCCGCATCAACAGCCAGTCCGGCAAGGGCGGCATCGGCTATGTCCTCGAACAGAAATACGGCTACGACCTGCCAAAGGGTATGCGCGAGGACCTGGGCTACACCGTCAAGGATGTCTCCGACCACAAGCATAAAGAGCTCTCTGCCGAGGAAGTCCGGGATATTTTCGAGAAAACCTATGTCAATATCCAGTACCCGGTCACCCTGCCCGAATACCATTTTGAACAGGTGAGCGAGCACATCAAGGCCACCATCACCATTGAGCGTGACGGACAGAAAACCATGGTATCCGCGGAAGGCAACGGCCGTTTCGATGCGGTCAGCAACGCCCTCAAGGATTACCTGGACACCCCCTACACCGATCTGATCTATAAAGAGCACGCGCTGGAAGAAGGCTCGACCTCCCAGGCCGCTGCCTATGTGGGCATTACCATGCCTGACGGCCGCACTGTCTGGGGCGCCGGCATTCACAACGACATCATCGTCGCCTCGGTAACCGCCCTGGTATCGGCGATCAACAGGGCGCTTTAA
- a CDS encoding rhodanese-like domain-containing protein, producing the protein MSRELKNIEPDELEALLEKNDGNTVLLDIRDKMEIHNEFEDQECVVNIPLKLLPSQLEMLTPFKDKTIVLVCRSGMRASRAQKLLEQEGFTDLRVLRGGVTFWEKYKNS; encoded by the coding sequence ATGAGTCGGGAATTAAAAAATATTGAACCGGACGAATTGGAAGCTTTACTGGAAAAAAATGACGGGAACACTGTCTTGTTGGATATTCGGGACAAAATGGAAATTCACAATGAATTTGAGGATCAGGAGTGTGTGGTCAACATTCCGCTGAAGCTCCTGCCCTCACAGCTGGAAATGCTCACGCCCTTTAAGGACAAGACCATTGTGCTGGTGTGCCGGTCGGGCATGCGGGCGTCCAGAGCCCAGAAGCTGCTTGAGCAGGAGGGTTTTACTGACCTGCGGGTGCTGCGGGGCGGCGTGACGTTCTGGGAAAAATATAAAAACAGTTAA
- a CDS encoding ABC transporter substrate-binding protein, protein MKRKDQMIGPAFLCALLCLMMAVSGCQSMEDQNYTVPAAEKSETVNLKFFGNKNEALNVVAIEEILKAYMEEYPEVNITYESVKGDDYFDVLMKRIKSGNGDDIFMINHDTMLELMKTGELADLSGLPTIEDFSPGVRSQMTFDGVVPFVPTSISAFGLYCNLDLLAENNVEVPETFAEFLAACEVFSEKDITPIVANNDISLKTLAISRGMFEVYKGGGAEKALEQMNADPSLLAEAMRPGFEMVHLFIDRGYVDAGRTLKTEKTKDDLADFATGSYPFMLTGAWASPRVAALNPGLNYKVYPYPAQEDGSVLVTNVDTRVAVNARGAHVEEAKKFLEYLTQKDVMWAFVDSQSSFSPLEDNRLSTDPAVQPLNAYMTNGRSILGTDSNLKYPIWDLSRESVRGLLKGQSVEEVLGDFEAGLKKSQPGGAQ, encoded by the coding sequence ATGAAAAGAAAAGATCAAATGATAGGACCGGCGTTTTTGTGCGCGCTTTTGTGCCTGATGATGGCAGTCTCGGGCTGCCAGAGCATGGAGGACCAGAATTATACCGTTCCGGCGGCAGAGAAAAGTGAGACGGTTAACCTGAAGTTTTTTGGGAATAAAAATGAAGCCCTGAACGTAGTGGCCATTGAGGAGATTCTCAAGGCCTATATGGAAGAGTACCCGGAAGTGAACATCACCTACGAGAGTGTTAAGGGCGACGATTATTTCGATGTCCTGATGAAACGGATAAAAAGCGGCAACGGGGACGATATCTTTATGATCAACCACGATACCATGCTGGAACTGATGAAAACCGGCGAGCTCGCCGACCTGTCCGGTTTGCCCACCATAGAGGACTTCAGCCCGGGCGTGCGCAGCCAGATGACCTTTGACGGTGTGGTGCCCTTTGTGCCCACCAGCATATCGGCCTTTGGGCTCTACTGCAACCTGGATCTGCTGGCAGAAAACAACGTGGAGGTTCCTGAAACCTTTGCGGAATTTTTGGCTGCCTGCGAGGTCTTTTCAGAAAAGGACATCACGCCCATCGTGGCCAATAACGACATCTCCTTAAAGACTTTGGCTATTTCCCGGGGAATGTTTGAGGTCTATAAGGGCGGCGGCGCCGAGAAAGCTTTGGAGCAGATGAACGCAGACCCCAGCCTGTTGGCAGAGGCCATGCGCCCAGGCTTTGAGATGGTTCATCTTTTTATTGACCGGGGCTATGTGGACGCCGGACGTACCCTGAAAACAGAGAAAACAAAGGATGACCTGGCCGATTTTGCCACTGGTAGCTATCCTTTCATGCTCACCGGCGCATGGGCCTCGCCGCGGGTAGCAGCCTTGAACCCGGGGCTGAACTATAAGGTATACCCCTACCCGGCGCAGGAGGACGGCAGCGTGCTGGTGACCAATGTGGATACCCGCGTGGCGGTCAACGCCCGGGGCGCCCATGTTGAAGAAGCCAAAAAGTTTCTGGAGTACCTGACCCAGAAGGACGTCATGTGGGCGTTTGTGGACAGCCAGAGCTCCTTCAGCCCCCTGGAGGACAACCGCCTTTCCACCGACCCGGCGGTACAGCCGCTGAACGCCTATATGACCAATGGCAGAAGCATCCTCGGCACTGACAGCAACCTGAAATATCCTATCTGGGATCTCTCCCGGGAGAGTGTGCGCGGCCTGCTGAAGGGCCAGTCCGTAGAGGAAGTGCTGGGTGATTTTGAAGCAGGCCTTAAAAAGAGCCAGCCTGGAGGTGCGCAATGA